Part of the Nicotiana sylvestris chromosome 2, ASM39365v2, whole genome shotgun sequence genome, GAGGTGAAAGAAACGGGGGAGATGTTGTCCGATTTGCCGTAGGACAAGCTTGTCGCGTGGTAGCTAGTTGATGTGTTACTATTGTTGATAGTAGTGTTATTTTCATTGGTATAGATTATATTTAAGAGGATACTTTCCCACCTTCTTCGTCGAAGGATCGACTTAAAGGTATGTAAGGCTTTCCCTTTCTTCTTCCAGCATGATTCCATAATGATGTCACCCTTATAAGAAGTTTAAAGGGACGAGTCCTAGCATATGTTCTATGTTGACGGGTTAAGAGCTTCTAATAGTTCAAAAGTAAATATAATAGAAATGAGTTACTCGTAGTTGTAATCTATGGATGATTCCTAGAAATAAGTAGAGACCTCAGGGAACTTATGTTGAGTCTACGTCGGGAAGTATAACTTTCGTTTAATGGTAAATTATAAATGGCTCGCGAGTAGAAATCACGTATAGAACCTATAATCTTTTGAAATGTCCAAAATACTTTTCGTTGGTTAGTGAAGGTAGCTACGAAAGATCCCTAATTCTAATAAGAGAGATATGTAAATTAAGAGATGTGATAAGTTTCATAACAATAATCTCCCCATAAATTTAAAGGTTGTGAATGAGAAAACTGATGAATGAAGAATAGATCATATGTAGAAAAACGTAAGGTCACATAAATTATGAAACACATTGTACTACCTAACTATAATAATCGTGCGCTGGAGGAATAGTAATTATATTCCATACATTAAAGGAAGTATATATTGAGTTAACAAGTGTGATGAGTCGCTTGAAACAGTATGAAATACGAGCCTTACGATGTACCAAATGATTTTGTAAAGGTAAGATTATACAAATCTCGAAAGTATTTTACTAGTATGTCATGATGGATGTGTAAATCTAAGAGTAGTTATGAGTTTTCTTAAAGCTAATAAGTAGGGATTACGAGTTGCCGGATACGAACTGAGAGTTACCGAAATTAGTTGAAGAAGTTATACGTTATAGACACGAGTACCTAGCTTGTAAGATATTGACTGTTGCATGTtgttgtaatgtaatttatgcaTAAGTATGTTCCCTATGGACGATCTATGATCGCATAGGGGGGTAATGAAGGTTAACCTATGGACGGTCTATGAAACACATTGTAAGGTAAAGATTGGCTATGGACGGTCCCATGTGTACGCATAGTCCGACCCGAATATTTTGAGTTGTATGGACGATCTGCTTTGCTACGCATACGTGCCACTAGATAGTAATGTTGTAGTGTGCCTTACATATGGTCTACCTTGCTACGCGTAAGAGCCACATTGTATTCTTATAATAAGTAACAACGACGATGCAACAAGAGATCACTGAGCAACAATTGATAGAAATAGTTCAGAATCTTATGATATGTTGAGTTTTTCAATCAGATTAAAGGACCAAGTGGTCTAAGTGATAGCGATCTAGTAAGTCGATCTAAAGGACATGGTAAGCTCACTCTTAATCTTATCATTCAACAGACTATTTTTGTATCCATTCATGCTTTTCAGTTTTCAAAATTTATTTATATGTATTGctttatgccttacatacttgatACATCTCATTATACTAACGTCCCATTGTTGGGACACTGCACTTCATGCCTGCAGGTGCAAGTAATCAGTTTGGCGAGCCCTCAAAGTAGACGGGATTGATATTCAATGGGAAATCGGTAAGACTCCATCTCTTTTCGGAGTATAGCCGAGTCTAGAGGTCATGATATAAAATTTTGttatagacttatgggtaggtcggtgCCCTTTCCCGATGATATTTTGATGTCAGatattcttagaggctttgtagacacaggTTCAGCATGTACAATATGTTTTTGTGGCCTTGTCAGCcttcatttatgttttctttctGGGTTGTCCGGTATTGATACTCATAGTGGCCTCCTCGGCCCGAACATGTATTGATGTTTTGAATATGATGGCTAGATGATATGATGCTTGGATGCCTATGATATATTACGAGTTGCGGCCATGTTGGAATATGTATGTTCTGGGTTACGTCCAGCATTCAAGAGTTGCAAAATGGTTCGCTCGGACCAGTACGACACCGAGTGCTAGCTACGCCTCACataggttggggtgtgacaaattggtatcagagcaggtttgtcctagggagtctacgaAGTCATGTCTAgtagaatcttgtttatggatgtgttgtgcaccatatttataaataagaagctacaaggcatttaggattgGTACCCATCTTTCTGATCTATATCGCGTGGTACAGAGCTGAGTCATAAGGAGTAAATGTCTAAGTCATATTTGATATGTTGTACAGAGATGCCTGATATAAGAATGGCTTTAGCTAGTCAGAAAGGTAAAGTTGTTGAGGGAGGAGGCATTAGTAGATCGGCGACGGTCTATGTAGATCCGTCAGAGGTCTGAGTTGAGTCACCTTCCCGAGTATACCCTACTCCACTAGCACAAGAGGAGCTTCATAGAGCACCAGTAACACCACCAGCCCCTACTGATCAGGATCTTAGCAGTTTTGTGCATCTTTCGACCCAGTTAGTAGCTACACAACGACTAACTAGAGTTCCAACTAGTGTAGGACCTTCTGAAGGCCTCGAAAGTTCGAGGGTTCACGAGTTTATTGCTTTGATCCCTCTAGAGTTCATGGGGATAGACCAGtatgaggatccccaagattttaTTAACCAGCTTTACAAGATCTTCGGAGTTATACATGCTTTCGAGTCGGAGGCAGTGAAGTTAGCAGCTTTCAGGCTGCAGATATAGTTGTGTATTGGTATGATTCATGGGAATTATCCAGAGGGCAGAATGCGCAACCAGTAAAGTGGGGATAATTCTCCAGAGCCTTCCTGGAGAATTACTTACCATTGGAGATTCGGGAAGCCAAAGTTGATCAGTTTTTAGCCCTACAGTAGGGTGACATGAGTGTTTGCCAGTACAGCCTCAGGTTTGATTTGTTAGTTAGGTACGCCCCATCTTTGGTTGATACGATGCGAGCCAGGATACATCAATTTGTGATAGGGACAGCACTAGAGTTAGTTGAAGCTTGTACCACAGCCTCGTTGAATGACAATATGGACATATCGCGGATTCAGGCTTTCGCCCATAATCTAGAGGAGCATAAATAGTGACAACAACTAGAACAAGCTCGAGAAAGGCAGCAAGGTAAGAGAGACAGACCACTTGACGAGTATGTAGGGGTAGCGAGTAGTAATAGGTCTCAGAAGAGACGAGGTCAGGCAGGGGCAATTTATCTAGGCCTGAGGACACCCAATATTCTCAAAGTTGTCAGTTGAGAATAGGTCATGGATCAAGGGCACAAAGAGTGCAAGATCAAGAGAGTATTGGACAAATGAAACCACCTCGATGTGAGCAGTGTAGAAGGATATATGGGGGACTGTGCTTATGAGGTATGGATGCATGTTTCAGATGTAGCACTCCAGTTCATATGGCACAGAGTTGTCTGATATTGAGTTATGAGGGTAGCAGTCATTCAAGGTAGCCTAGGGGCTCAGTACCATCATTTCAGCTGGGGCAGAGGTAGAAGGAGAGCATCAGGCTTAAAAGGGACCCAGAATCAGATGTATGCATTAGGAGATCAGTGGTATTTCGAGCCCCCATCTTATAGGCAATTAGGTATGTTACCTATTTTAGAATGAGAGTATGTGTAATTGTTCTACtaggtctctctctctctctctctctctatatatatatatatatatatatatatagtattgttAGATAATATAGTAACTTGATTGTTAATAGAGTTGGCATGTCATACCTTAAGGTAAATTTTTGCAAAGTAGAATTAAAAGACGGAAAGACTAGATAAGGTAATGAACACGAGCGTGGCTTAGACATCTTTGAACTCCCGAAGTGGGATATAAGTCATAGTAAGAACTAGGTTATATAGATGCAGTAAGATTACTCAATAATGACAATTATAGGTTTAATAATGAGGATGATAACCTTTCTTAAGGAAGTGTGAGATAGAAAGCTCAATAAGTAAGGTAATAAGGATCTTGAGTTAGAGGGCCAAGAGGGAGGTGGTTTTATAGATATTGAACGGTATTAGAATGTATTGAATAAGATTGAATCAGAGGAGCATGAGTATCAGGTAGAAGCAATATCCATAAGTTATTAATGTCCCTATATGAAGGTACTAGTATAAGAAAAACAACAATCACGACGAAGATGATAATATTATGTTATAAGATGTCAACCTTTTCCCATAGTTAGATATTATTTACAACCCTACCAGTATAAACGGTGAATGTTGAAATGAATTTGTAATTATATCTTGCTCTATTCAAAATAAATGGTCGTGTGAGGCCAATTATTTCCATTTACAGATATTGGCCATGTGTGGCATGTATAGTGTATTTTCTGTTTGCGTGCAAGTTGGTATTAGTCAAGTGGTCAAAGGAGACTTTGGCGAAATATTTGCAAGTCTCTAAGggttaacattcgaggatgaatgttcctaaGGAGAGAAGGATATAATACCCTATACTTTCATCCTATAATGCATATTAAGTGAATAAATGTATGCGGGAGAGCTTAAGGACCTTTACAAAGATAATTATGGGTTAAAACAAGTGTTAAGAAAGGATCATGAGGGTTGGAGGTTAAATGAATCCAAGATGTTATAACCCGTACTTTTGGGGTAAACTAGGTGTGCTTAATATCCTAAGCAGGTCATGTTTTAAAGTAATTAAGTCATATAATATTTGTATGTCTATTTTTCAAGTcaaacaagttgtaaaacaaaacaCGGAAAAGGTTGTCGCAAGTTACATTTATAATTTGACCTAAATTTGGGTCTAATGTCACTATGATTTTCTCTAAATATACTTTGATTTACGGGGAGATACAACCATCAAATTGCAGATCTACGAGTCTACtttccaatgcattaaaccgttcatcaatacaaTGTCGGAATAGAGATATAtttgcgttttcgcgagactgcgcaagCAGCTTCCTTAGGACTCACAAAGTGGTGGAAGCTTACCTTATTATATAAAGTGATAACTTTCGTATCTAAATACCATTTTCGACAAAATAAGACATCCAAGCATCTCTAAATTCTCTCTAagcatatcctaaagattcataCACAAATCCAAGGCCAAACCACCTAAGTTCTTCATCAAAAGTGTTGTAGAAGTGGTGGAGATCACTTATATGTTGTTATTGATGTGTTGTGAGTTCTTTCAAGTTTAATGAGAGTTGTTCTTGGAGATTTTCTTACTGTTTAAAGGTATTCTCTTCTTCTCCTACATAAGTTTGATCGTATCTAAGCCCTAGCTAAGTTGTTTGAAGCTAGAAGTTATGAGTTGACGGTCAAAAGACGTATAGAAGTTGTGATACCATGTTGGACTGTTTTGAGGTGGTTTTATGATATTGTTGTGGCTAGAATTTtgggagatatatatatatatatatatatatatatatatatatatatatttgtgtgtgtgtgtgtgtgtgtgtttgtttttaaTATGTAACCTGATGAGAAGAAGAAGTGTAGATTATTGTTTTTTGCTATTTAAGGACCAAGCTTGTCGCTCAATGTATCGTAATCTAGCTATTTCTAAGATTAACGTTGGCcctattgttgttgttatattgtaTTATTGGGACGTTCTTATATTGTTAGGCTGATGTATATATGGATTAAGGGTGGTCTATTGTTGTTAATGTTGTGACCTTGAGGGAGGTGAAAGAAACGGGGGAGATGCTGTCCGATTTGCCATAGAACAAGCTTTTCGCTTGGTAGCTAGTTGATGTGTTACTATTGTTGATAGTAGTGTTATTTTCATTGGTGTAGATTATATTGAAGAGGATACTTTCCCACCATCTTCGTAGAAGGATCGACTTAAAGGTATATAAGGCTTTCCCTTTCTTCTTCTAGCATGATTCCATAAAGATGTCACCCTTATAAGAGGTTCAAGGGGATGAGTCTTAGTGTATGTTCTATGTTGATGGGTTAAGTGCCTCTAATAGTTCAAAAGTAAATATAGATAAGAATGAGTTACTCATAGTTGCAATCCATGGATGATTCCTAGAAATAAGTAGAGACCTCAGGGAACTTATGTTGAGTCTACGTCGGGAAGTATAGCTTTTGTTTAATGGTAAATTATAAATGGCTCATGAGTAGAAATCACGTATATAATTATGATCTTATGAAATGTCTGAAATAGTCTTCGTTGGTTAGTGAAGGTATCTACggaagtgtcacgaccctaatcgATGGCACGGGCACCCGGtatcttactcaaccgagtaccaacgtaacgtatctctCGTATCATACTATTATAGGTAAATGAGTTGGAGAGGAtgtcgtgagataagtagaataaacaTGAGAGAATACTTGACATAGaacgacccaacctgatataaaacTTACATACATGACATACGGgactataaggccaacatgattatttgtaaactcaaaacataggccgacaaggccataccaGTATctatatacatgacatctgtctacatgCCTCTAAAAGTACATAAGTATCATAAAGGTTAGGACTGgatcccgccataccaatcaatacatgtccttattatactgaccaaataagcaactctggagcaaatgaagcgcaccaacaccttccgctgagctgatagcctacttggaggactctcaacctgtctatcagaacctgtaggcatgaaacgcagcatccccgggtaaaagagacgtcagtacaaataatgtaacGAGTatataaggaatgaaaatcagtaaacaatagacatgagagaaacatggagtaaaagactcaacatgtaagtctggataactctgtaaatcatgaaatattgatagtgtcatgcatatgcatatgaatgtcatgttgtgcataggtacatgtgttcataacttcatcaagcctctgaggacatcctatcatatcatctcggccactataggCAAATCATCCACATCTTCCAGCTGAtcgggtggtggtgcgtatataacgtcgtaaccttttcccatatcccatatatatatgtatccatatatatatatatacatatacatatatatatatatatatatatatatcatatatatatatatatatatatatataatatatatatatatatatatatatatatatatatatgtgtgtgtgtgtgtgtgtgtatatacgcgtatataacgccatctggtcatgagtcaatataaatgaatgcaatgcatgagaagtacttcaataaaatctttcagaacgTCAttccattatgcctctgattaatatcataaaataaactttatcaatttacgtattttctaagatccatgaacagatgatagaataatatgacacatggggaatcaagaacgtaagcatctctagtatttctatgaatagagtcatttatggaagttgtacatttgctcgtttcgttgtatcgtatggatcatgccaaaaggaaagaagggatagccttaacatacctgagccaattCTCTTGATAATCCTCTAACACACTTCAATTGTGACAACACGTAACGGTGGATCGAAGTAGgcgaaaatccgtatgatattatTGAGAAAGATTGTAATGTGCTCTCATAGAATTGCATCTCGATTCATCTAGATTCacgcttctttttcttttttgtgtttATATACTCAAAATAGTATACTTTTAGAGGTACTATTCATATAGAAGCTAAATTTCTTACTTGGAAAAGATGAACAAAGAAATGTCTTTAGGAAAGGTTAATCAGCTGTTACGTTAGCTCATACATCTCCATTCACTTCATTTAGAGATTCAAGCACCTTTCTTAAGTGATTTAGAGGGCTTTTTATTCTTAATTGGTGTGGGGCCCACTATGTGATGACTTGGtcataaatttttttaaatgtgACACATTGTCGTATGATTCAAGAGTCATTCTTTTGGCTTTCATTGGCTGCCACATAATGTTTCCACCAAGCTTATCCAATTAAATTGTTAATCTCTCAAAACACCATAATAAACcatattcacataattaagaattatctcaaattacttaaaatactactaacttttaacacactttatacaccttactatcatggtcatgtggtaccttgtatgacactagtccataaatatcgggtattatagctcggatcctaaaatgccaaatctaAAAAAAACTTATTTTATTCAATTCTCTTACCCTCTCACtttcatgaatttacttatcacttgtttgaaacagcatagtgcttataatctcaaaataatctcattcctgaaCTTACGCTggttaacttacgatgaaactttaacatacaaaaATGCGGGTGTagcatctcatttccgagctttcataaatttacttatggcatactgtcacgtacgaaaacatggggtgtaacatcatttcccctttggaacattcttcctcgaatgttgactgatacatttatcattttcataacctatgtcttccgaatactttagtactcttctTGCCATCTAGGTAACTGTTCGACGACTAACTCAAAgaccagggcattcccccctttaggcctctttctcgtACCGCGGCTTGTGGTTGGAATCTTTGAAATCTTATAACTGTTGCTACATtttatcatgcagcctgtacgactctgACTTTATAAGTGCGTCTATGCgactcttttctcctttttcctccaacttttagccaatctctaggccttactttgtaaacatatacagagcttgtcaagatgtccctctggcatctataggtatactaaagttcttcgctcggtactttgttgaacttacgcctattgctatatcttatttcatagacccgaTTATCCATCTTTATGACTTTATTGCATCTAGGTAGTCATTAAATGCTTCTTCATTACTATTCATCTCAATAATGATAGCATAATCTCACCTCCTActgttgaacttttatccatctattattgattcatcataatattgatctataatctaccattGACAACTTGACCTATTATGTAACACTGCCTCTAGGGCTCACGTCTAATCGAGGAACATCTTAAATGATTAGGCTGATCCACCTAgggcgatactatacttccataatcatatttcatagcatcccaatgtgattcacttacgtgggtattttaatcatgtACAATTCACGAAATccctcctctcttttttttcttcaaattattactcaatccaaggcccaaacgtcatcctttatctatcataattatacccttattctactactGGGGTAGCATCCCATCTTTTATAAATGCTAGTAgccttagactcctttgagttcattcaggttatactgaactttctataacttcGAGAAACCATCAGCTATGGGCTTAATCTCGAGGACTTATCTATTCTCGTCAGCTTCTCACttgccttttcttatccttactcatgtcttcctaaaaccttgtcgctttaccatactttagcttgggacttacacatatctatttatactactcgcagcCTTCCTTTAACTTCATTGCACCataatttccttgtgttattctggaacatcaagcgagacatcgcaTCTTTTCTAACTCTTCTTTGCTCTCTTAACTAGACTTATCGATATGTAGAAAACATAGTTTGGGAAGAAATGCCACTAATGATGgcactatcattcctggatactaaaTCCAGAGCTTCTAGAcctctatctgaagtatggactattcacagccttctgcacttgagtatctcgtacattgtttccctttaccttacttaccttaaaatgtCACCTTACATCTTCAATTCCTTTAATAACCTCCCTTCTgcataggtatgattcacatctacaacttgaagctctattataatactttcACCTCTTTACACAATCCGGTGAGtacttcatactgacttcttatgaggttggtactcttctaactgtCTTTATCGTAGAatcgttatagaatatggttgttgtactatctctcttgtacctctgatattaagagtgattctgcaatgttttCAATCacgatttcaaaaaaaattgggtccaataatcagactcttgatttgcttaattgatgtaactctttagtttcttcttccctttgatcaacctttatgtaggcttaagctatcttctgatctACGGCTCCTAGTATTTAGGTATTACTTTAGACTTTCATgggcgctatggaatatccataaTACAATCttttaataattcaatcctttgtgtatgacctggactcaattctttattttaacttataccggagtcttctacggctgtatgaatgtcaatatatatgttgcatggataataCACCGAAATCtgaagtgcgttcataacgtaactaactctggatcattgatcgaataattcctttcgttccatctcagCGTTCTTTAAACGTAGgtaattacttttcctggtccttCTGCCCCCTTACTTGTGTACAGCAGTTGCCTACTGCCAAATAATACACCTCTGTGGTAGAGAAGGCTACACATATTTGTTTCTTGCTATGCCAGGATATAAGGGATTTTCCAAGTAATTGGCACGTTCCACTCGTGTTCTTTCTATCAAGTTTATCTTCTGCAAAGTCTGCATCTGAAAAGCCTTTGAGATCAAAATTTTCCAAATTTTCATACCATAAACCATAATCGATTGTCCCTATCAAATATCTAATAGTATGTTTAacagcagtcaagtgagattcTTTAGGAGCTGACTGATATCTAGCACATTTGCAAACGCTAAACATAATATCTGGTCGACTAGCTGTAAGATATAGTAATGAGCCAATTATACCTCGATACATTGTTTCATCAATATTCTTACCATTTTTGTCTTCATCCAAAGTAGTCGATAGACTCATAGGTGTTCCTATGGCCTTTGCATTAGACATACCAAACTTTTTGATGAGTTCTTTCATGTACTTTTTTGACTAATGAAGATTCCTTTCTATACTTGCTTGATTTGAAGTCCAAGGAATAAAGTTAGttctcccatcatactcatttcaaattctccTTTCATGATGTTTGAGAAATCCTTGCACAAAATAGTGTTAGTACTGCCAAAAATAATATCATCTACataaatttgtacaattaagttaccGAGAGATGATCGTTTGATGAAAAGAGTAGTATCAATATTACCGTTGTCGAACCCATGTTCAATTAAAAATGAACTAAGCCTTTCATACCAGGCTCTAGGGGCTTGCTTTAGGCTATACAGTGCTTTGGACAATTTGTAGACATGATTAGGAAAGGATTCATTTACAAATTCTAGAGGTTTCTTAAAAATAACTTCCTCAGAGATGAATTCATTCAAGAAGGCACTTTTCACATCTATCTGAAATAGTCTGAAATACTTGTGAGTAGCATAAGCTATAAAAAGAGAATAGATTCTAACCGGGCAACAGGGGCGAATGTCTCCTCATAATCAATTCCCTCTTGTTGTGAATAACCTTGTGCAACTAGTCTTGCTTTATTTCGCACGACTGGTTCCCTCATCTGCCATAAGACCAAGTTCACTTGAGTCTTCTTCCTCATCTGCTCCTTCGTCTGCCATGAGCCCAAGTTCACCTGAGTCCTCATTGTTATCTTCTTTTATGCCCATGAAACACATATTTGCAATTTCTTCATGGTcagattcttcttcatcattccAGGCTCcaaaagacttcttcttttgaaggttcctGCTGAGTTTCTTCTTGAGTTCAGAAAATCAGCTTAAATGTGTCCATATTTTCCACATTCATAGCATCTTccatcatttttatcattttcattATTCATCATACTTTTCTGAAGTTTGATTTACCTCTCCTGCTATTTCTGTTTTTCCTCATCATGCTTGTTACAACTTGGGAGAGCATGGCTATGTTTTCATCCTGTTCTCCTCCTTccccttcctcttcctcttcattTTCTGGTTCATCCACAGTTGCTTTAAAAGCaactgttttcttcttttcttgttgAATTTGCCTATCCAAGTGAGTTTTCTCAAAGGCAATTAGATCACCTCTAAGTTCATCATAGGACATTTTGTCAGGGTCCTGACATTCCAGAGCAATAACCTTGGGCGACCAAATTGTGGGTAGACTTCTAAAAAAAATTCTGACATGTTCTCTATTCTTTATTGCTCTACCAAAAGATTTTAGATCTCCAAGGATTTTGCTGAACCTGGAGAACATTCCACTAATTCTCCATCTTTCATTTGAAATAGCTCATAGTCACAAACTAGAAGATTGATCCTTTTTTCTTTCACCTTGTTAGTTCCTTCATATGTGACCTCCAATTTATCTCATATTTCCTTAGCAGTTTCACAGATTGAAATTTTTTCATACTCTTCTCCACTTATAGTATTATACAATAGATTTTTTTTCTTTGGCATTCACAGTTATGACAGCAGCTTGTTCACCAGTGTAATCATCTAAGTCAAGTGGATCAGTTGATACTATGACTTGACCATTCTCATCTTTCTTTGGCGGAATTGGAAGATTTCCTTTTTTGATGACACGCCAAACTTTGATGTCATATGACATAGTGTATGTTTCCATACGCACTTTCCAGTGAGAAAAGTATTGTCCGTTGAAATATGGAGGTCATACCTGAGAGGTTCCTTCTTGAAATAGTGCACCGACGACTATGTTTGATCCCATGATCTTTTCCTCACTAGCTGTTAAGCAAAGTTTGTGATCcttgctctaataccaattgaaagtacaagagggggtgaATTGTAGCCAATTAAAATTCCAGTTGACTAAGTGTGAGTTTAGTCAACTAGGTTTTGCACAGTGAACAACTTCAATAAGAATGAAATAGATTAATAGAAAAGTAAAGAAGGCACAACAGTTTTTATACTGGTTTAGTACTGGTGTGGTACCTACGTCCAGTTCCCTTGGGTCACAAGGGTTCTCTTAGATCTTTGATAAAGGATTACAAAGGTGATGGTTTTAGTGTGTTCACAATCAACGATATTCAGCAATTGTAATCTTTGTAATGTTGACACAACTCTCTTTTGTGTTCTAACTCTTTCTATCTTTTGTGACACTTGTAGACTCAGGAATACAGTATTTGTACTAAGAACTAGAAAGGCTTAGATAACAGTTTTTGTGGTTGCGTAAAGTTCAATATCTTTATGCTTCTTCCTTTATAGCTTCATGAGTCTTCTGCTTCC contains:
- the LOC138885977 gene encoding secreted RxLR effector protein 161-like, which encodes MKELIKKFGMSNAKAIGTPMSLSTTLDEDKNGKNIDETMYRGIIGSLLYLTASRPDIMFSVCKCARYQSAPKESHLTAVKHTIRYLIGTIDYGLWYENLENFDLKGFSDADFAEDKLDRKNTSGTCQLLGKSLISWHSKKQICVAFSTTEVYYLAVGNCCTQVRGQKDQEK